Proteins encoded within one genomic window of Ottowia sp. SB7-C50:
- a CDS encoding S41 family peptidase, translated as MSQKTKIAGWIAVGALAGALTTVSLQTVARGTLAPLPLEELQQLAAVFGMIKSDYVEPVDEKKLITDAISGMVSSLDPHSQYFDKKSFKEFREGTTGRFVGVGIEITQEDGVIRVVSPIEGSPADRAGLKPGDLITRIDDTAVRGLTLNEAVKRMRGEPGTKVLLTILRKDENRTFPVTIVREEIRTQSVKSRVVEPGYAWLRLSQFQERTLDDFVTKIEDIYKREPNLKGLVLDLRNDPGGLLDAAVAVSAAFLPEGVTVVSTNGQIEESKSVYKARPEDYMRRRGADPLKRLPAALKTVPMVVLVNEGSASASEIVAGALQDHKRATVMGSQTFGKGSVQTVRPLGPDTALKITTALYYTPSGKTIQAKGIVPDIMVDDTAEGSPFAVLRMREADLEKHLTGAQEEKKGPAFDKEREAALKRLEEESRKPAAQRRPPEYGSDKDFPLMQALAKLKGQPVKVSQTLVERKEEPKTE; from the coding sequence ATGAGTCAGAAAACCAAGATTGCCGGCTGGATTGCCGTGGGCGCGCTCGCTGGCGCGCTGACCACGGTGTCGCTGCAGACCGTGGCGCGCGGCACGCTGGCGCCGCTGCCGCTGGAGGAACTGCAGCAGCTGGCCGCCGTGTTCGGCATGATCAAGTCCGACTACGTGGAGCCGGTGGACGAGAAGAAGCTGATCACCGACGCCATCTCGGGCATGGTGTCCAGCCTCGACCCGCATTCGCAGTACTTCGACAAGAAGAGCTTCAAGGAATTCCGCGAAGGCACCACCGGCCGCTTCGTGGGTGTCGGCATCGAGATCACGCAGGAAGACGGCGTGATCCGCGTGGTTTCGCCCATCGAGGGGTCGCCGGCCGACCGCGCGGGCTTGAAGCCGGGCGACCTGATCACCCGCATCGACGACACCGCCGTGCGCGGCCTGACGCTGAACGAGGCCGTCAAGCGCATGCGCGGCGAACCGGGCACCAAGGTGCTGCTGACCATCCTGCGCAAGGACGAGAACCGCACCTTCCCGGTCACCATCGTGCGCGAGGAAATCCGCACCCAGTCGGTCAAGAGCCGCGTCGTCGAACCTGGCTACGCCTGGCTGCGCCTGTCGCAGTTCCAGGAACGCACGCTGGACGACTTCGTCACCAAGATCGAGGACATCTACAAGCGCGAGCCCAACCTGAAGGGTCTGGTGCTCGACCTGCGCAACGACCCCGGCGGGCTGCTGGACGCGGCGGTGGCCGTGTCGGCCGCCTTCCTGCCCGAGGGCGTGACCGTGGTGTCGACCAACGGCCAGATCGAGGAAAGCAAGTCGGTCTACAAGGCGCGCCCCGAGGACTACATGCGCCGCCGCGGCGCCGACCCGCTCAAGCGCCTGCCCGCCGCCCTGAAGACGGTGCCGATGGTGGTGCTGGTCAACGAAGGCTCGGCCTCGGCCAGCGAAATCGTGGCCGGCGCGCTGCAGGACCACAAGCGCGCCACGGTCATGGGCAGCCAGACCTTCGGCAAGGGCTCGGTGCAGACGGTGCGCCCGCTCGGCCCCGACACGGCGCTGAAGATCACCACCGCGCTCTACTACACGCCCAGCGGCAAGACCATCCAGGCCAAGGGCATCGTGCCCGACATCATGGTCGACGACACCGCCGAGGGCAGCCCGTTCGCCGTGCTGCGCATGCGCGAGGCCGACCTGGAAAAGCACCTGACCGGTGCCCAGGAAGAAAAGAAAGGCCCGGCGTTCGACAAGGAGCGCGAGGCCGCCCTCAAGCGGCTAGAAGAAGAGTCGCGCAAGCCGGCCGCCCAGCGCCGCCCGCCCGAGTACGGCAGCGACAAGGACTTCCCGCTCATGCAGGCGCTGGCCAAGCTCAAGGGCCAGCCGGTCAAGGTCAGCCAGACGCTGGTCGAGCGTAAGGAAGAGCCCAAGACAGAATAA
- a CDS encoding HesA/MoeB/ThiF family protein yields MDDGQLLRYSRHILLDDIGVEGQARLLAAHALIVGAGGLGSPVALYLASAGVGRLTIVDDDTVDLTNLQRQIMHTEARVGQAKTASAQAAVAAINPGVEVRTVNRRADEALLTELAAAADLVLDCTDNFATRQALNRACVATGRPLVSGAAIGFDGQVSVYDTARPDSPCYACVFPPSQTVEEVRCATMGVFAPLVGVIGTLQAAEALKWLAGIGQSLAGRLLMLDLRRTEWTEVRVGRQPDCPVCGHRPRA; encoded by the coding sequence ATGGATGACGGGCAACTGCTGCGCTATTCGCGCCACATCCTGCTGGACGACATCGGCGTCGAGGGGCAGGCCCGGCTGCTGGCGGCGCATGCGCTGATTGTGGGCGCCGGCGGGCTGGGCTCGCCGGTGGCGCTGTACCTGGCCAGCGCGGGCGTCGGCCGCCTGACCATCGTCGACGACGACACGGTCGACCTGACCAACCTGCAGCGCCAGATCATGCACACCGAGGCGCGCGTCGGCCAGGCCAAGACGGCGTCGGCGCAGGCGGCCGTGGCCGCCATCAACCCCGGCGTGGAGGTGCGCACCGTCAACCGGCGCGCCGACGAAGCGCTGCTGACCGAACTGGCCGCCGCCGCCGACCTGGTGCTGGACTGCACCGACAACTTCGCCACGCGCCAGGCGCTCAACCGCGCCTGCGTGGCCACCGGGCGGCCGCTGGTGTCGGGCGCGGCCATCGGCTTCGACGGGCAGGTGTCGGTCTACGACACGGCCCGGCCCGACTCACCCTGCTACGCCTGCGTCTTCCCGCCGTCGCAGACGGTGGAGGAAGTGCGCTGCGCCACCATGGGCGTGTTCGCGCCGCTGGTGGGCGTGATCGGCACGCTGCAGGCGGCCGAGGCGCTGAAGTGGCTGGCCGGCATCGGCCAGAGCCTGGCGGGCCGGCTGCTGATGCTGGATCTGCGCCGCACCGAGTGGACCGAGGTGCGGGTGGGCCGCCAGCCAGACTGCCCGGTGTGCGGGCACCGGCCGCGCGCGTAG
- a CDS encoding response regulator: protein MSGPNVVRAYFVEDNPTIRDNLIATLEELGGIAPVGFAETENQGSEWLTHHTAQWDLAIVDLFLKQGSGLGVLQACRERKPEQKVVVLTNYATPDVRVRCQQLGVDAVFDKSNEIEALIDFCLDLKGSA, encoded by the coding sequence ATGTCCGGTCCTAATGTAGTGCGTGCCTATTTCGTTGAAGACAACCCGACCATCCGCGACAACCTGATTGCCACGCTGGAGGAATTGGGGGGCATCGCGCCCGTCGGGTTTGCCGAAACGGAAAACCAGGGCAGCGAGTGGCTCACCCACCATACCGCGCAATGGGATCTCGCGATCGTCGACCTGTTCCTGAAGCAAGGCAGCGGTCTGGGCGTGCTGCAGGCCTGCCGCGAGCGTAAGCCCGAGCAAAAGGTCGTCGTCCTCACCAACTACGCCACCCCGGACGTGCGGGTGCGCTGCCAGCAGTTGGGCGTGGACGCGGTGTTCGACAAATCCAACGAGATCGAAGCACTGATCGACTTCTGCCTCGACCTCAAGGGTTCGGCCTGA
- a CDS encoding response regulator transcription factor, with protein MIRIGIVDDHAIVRSGLKQFFSEHVDLRVVGEAASGREAIDLVRTTEMDVLVMDLSMPGQSGIDALAMIRAKAPDVGILILSGYPEEHYAMNLIRQGASGYLNKECDPAEIVEAIRTIALGKRYITPTVAELLAQQLGRKSDAAPHEQLSEREFQVFLKLAKGQTAGDIAESLSLSVKTVSTYRTRLMEKMGLSSNSDLTYYALKNKLID; from the coding sequence GTGATCAGAATCGGTATTGTGGACGACCACGCCATCGTGCGTTCGGGACTCAAGCAGTTCTTCTCGGAACATGTGGATCTGCGCGTCGTGGGCGAAGCGGCCAGTGGCCGCGAAGCCATCGACCTGGTGCGCACCACCGAGATGGACGTGCTGGTGATGGACCTGTCGATGCCCGGCCAGAGCGGCATTGACGCGCTGGCCATGATCCGCGCCAAGGCGCCGGACGTGGGCATCCTGATTCTCTCCGGCTATCCGGAAGAGCATTACGCGATGAACCTCATCCGCCAGGGGGCGAGCGGGTACCTCAACAAGGAATGCGACCCGGCGGAGATCGTCGAGGCCATCCGCACCATTGCGCTGGGCAAGCGCTACATCACGCCGACGGTGGCCGAGCTGCTGGCGCAGCAGCTGGGCCGCAAGAGCGACGCGGCGCCGCACGAGCAGCTGTCCGAGCGCGAATTCCAGGTGTTCCTCAAGCTGGCCAAGGGGCAGACGGCGGGCGACATCGCCGAATCGCTGTCGCTGTCGGTCAAGACCGTCAGTACCTACCGCACGCGCCTGATGGAAAAGATGGGGCTCAGCTCCAACAGCGACCTGACCTACTACGCGCTGAAGAACAAGCTGATCGATTGA
- a CDS encoding CHASE3 domain-containing protein has translation MPDATLQPTPPPPSSRKPLSLRMTLIVAALCAIAITWLNEGTYHRTTQTLAEIQQAHAARSTVNTLMRQLVEAESNQRGFILTGDRAYLDPYNAALQDIERLLRKLDDDAPDVLGANSDALFAFRNQLSQKIGEMALTVRLREEDRPEVVNFVVTSNVGLEQMRLLHQHGAALLALADKGVTSRRAELYRLLNVSRFGLAAGVLAAFFAFFLYVNQTRALRQSDVRRKQQLEAERDALESQVRERTARLTELATYLQQAVEDERAHLARELHDELGALLTAAKLNVARIKSKLPPDASELADRLKHLTETLNQGIALKRRIIEDLRPSSLSNLGLVASLEILTREFADSSGVEVEIALEPVELDPTSELTIYRMVQEALTNIGKYAKAQKVSVSLRNYVYHAEVSVRDDGIGFDPSKLPQASHGLVGMRHRIEASGGRLDINSRPGSGSRITGTIPRRAAKPQNELAVAVGAMSSDSYTTPAPPLTAPDAAH, from the coding sequence ATGCCCGACGCCACGCTTCAACCCACCCCACCTCCGCCCAGCAGCCGCAAGCCCCTGTCGCTGCGCATGACGCTGATCGTTGCCGCGCTGTGCGCCATCGCCATCACGTGGCTGAACGAAGGCACCTACCACCGCACGACGCAGACGCTGGCCGAAATCCAGCAGGCCCACGCCGCGCGCAGCACCGTCAACACGCTGATGCGCCAGCTGGTCGAGGCCGAATCGAACCAGCGCGGCTTCATCCTGACCGGTGACCGCGCCTATCTGGACCCGTACAACGCCGCGCTGCAGGACATCGAGCGCCTGCTGCGCAAGCTGGACGACGACGCCCCCGACGTGCTGGGCGCCAACTCGGACGCCCTGTTCGCCTTCCGCAACCAGCTGTCGCAGAAGATCGGCGAAATGGCGCTGACCGTGCGGCTGCGCGAGGAAGACCGCCCTGAAGTGGTCAACTTCGTCGTCACCTCCAACGTCGGGCTGGAGCAGATGCGCCTGTTGCACCAGCATGGCGCCGCCTTGCTGGCCCTGGCGGACAAGGGTGTGACCAGCCGCCGCGCCGAGCTGTACCGCCTGCTGAACGTGTCGCGCTTTGGCCTGGCGGCGGGCGTGCTGGCCGCGTTCTTCGCCTTCTTCCTGTACGTCAACCAGACGCGCGCATTGCGCCAGTCCGACGTGCGCCGGAAGCAGCAGCTGGAGGCCGAGCGCGACGCGCTCGAATCGCAGGTGCGCGAACGCACGGCGCGGCTGACCGAGCTGGCCACCTACCTGCAGCAGGCCGTCGAGGACGAGCGTGCCCACCTGGCGCGCGAACTGCACGACGAACTGGGCGCGCTGCTGACGGCCGCCAAGCTGAACGTGGCGCGCATCAAGTCCAAGCTGCCGCCCGACGCCAGCGAACTGGCCGACCGCCTGAAGCACCTGACCGAAACGCTCAACCAGGGCATCGCGCTCAAGCGCCGCATCATCGAGGACCTGCGGCCGTCGTCGCTGTCCAACCTGGGGCTGGTGGCGTCGCTCGAAATCCTGACGCGCGAATTCGCCGACAGCTCGGGCGTCGAGGTCGAGATCGCGCTGGAACCGGTCGAGCTGGACCCGACCAGCGAGCTGACCATCTACCGCATGGTGCAGGAAGCGCTCACCAACATCGGCAAATACGCCAAGGCGCAGAAGGTGAGCGTGAGCCTGCGCAACTACGTCTACCACGCCGAGGTGTCGGTGCGCGACGACGGCATCGGGTTCGACCCGTCGAAGCTGCCGCAGGCCTCGCACGGGCTGGTGGGCATGCGGCACCGCATCGAAGCCAGCGGCGGCCGGCTCGACATCAATTCGCGGCCCGGCAGCGGATCGCGCATCACCGGCACCATCCCGCGCCGCGCCGCCAAGCCGCAGAACGAGCTGGCGGTGGCCGTCGGCGCCATGTCGTCCGATTCCTACACCACGCCCGCGCCCCCGCTGACAGCGCCGGACGCGGCGCACTGA
- a CDS encoding glycine zipper domain-containing protein: MNTHQTIEKIADSAQNATDKMADKAERSVESARLYANEALDKADSKVRSLRDDVQPTIDAISSRVQDIAARSKAAAADTSAQAREKFSEYSEKTSAYVSEQPLKSMAIAAAAGAALAILMGRRRG, encoded by the coding sequence ATGAACACCCATCAAACCATCGAGAAGATCGCCGACAGCGCACAGAACGCCACCGACAAGATGGCCGACAAGGCCGAGCGCTCGGTCGAATCCGCCCGCCTGTACGCCAACGAGGCGCTGGACAAGGCCGATTCGAAGGTGCGCAGCCTGCGCGACGACGTGCAGCCCACCATCGACGCCATCTCCTCGCGCGTGCAGGACATCGCTGCCCGCAGCAAGGCCGCCGCCGCCGACACGTCGGCCCAGGCCCGCGAGAAGTTCAGCGAGTACTCTGAAAAGACCAGCGCCTACGTCAGCGAGCAGCCGCTGAAGTCGATGGCCATCGCCGCCGCCGCCGGCGCGGCCCTGGCCATCCTGATGGGCCGCCGCCGCGGCTGA
- a CDS encoding MarR family transcriptional regulator, whose product MPSSRLSQPRTLDDMLLYQLWQVHAAARRPVVRLCEAEFGITRREWRMLAQLGRGEGLASSALAERAALDRAQTSRAVGALVRKGLVSRTPRRGDRREVQLTLTPAGRALYDALLPRVAAINRELLAVLSETEVQTLDALLQRLRAQAEGIASRDEAQISRQKAPVR is encoded by the coding sequence ATGCCGTCATCCCGTTTGAGCCAGCCCAGGACGCTGGACGACATGTTGCTGTACCAGCTGTGGCAGGTGCACGCGGCGGCGCGGCGGCCGGTGGTGCGCCTGTGCGAGGCCGAGTTCGGCATCACCCGGCGCGAATGGCGCATGCTGGCGCAACTGGGGCGCGGCGAGGGCCTGGCCTCGTCGGCGCTGGCCGAGCGCGCGGCGCTGGACCGCGCGCAGACCTCGCGGGCCGTGGGCGCGCTGGTGCGCAAGGGCCTGGTGAGCCGCACGCCGCGGCGCGGCGACCGGCGCGAAGTGCAACTGACCCTGACGCCGGCCGGCCGCGCGCTGTACGACGCGCTGCTGCCACGCGTGGCGGCCATCAACCGCGAACTGCTGGCCGTGCTGAGCGAGACGGAAGTGCAGACGCTGGACGCGCTGCTGCAGCGCCTGCGCGCGCAGGCGGAAGGCATCGCCAGCCGGGACGAGGCGCAGATTTCACGTCAAAAAGCCCCGGTGCGCTGA
- a CDS encoding Bug family tripartite tricarboxylate transporter substrate binding protein — translation MHRRHLLLAAGLASMAGGVRAQGDAPLRIVVPYAAGGSSDRAARLLAEKLGSKLGHPVVVENRTGAGGRLAAQQLKNAPASQNVLLLANPAIMVVAPLVFKDNGYDPDKDFQPVSHITDYEFGLAVASAVPVKQLTHLLAWLRANPAQANFGVPATGSLPHFFALMTGQKAAVPAQVVGYRGSAPLISDLIGGQIPVAFDTFDTLLPQHEGGKLRILASSGARRSSFAPDIPTYKESGLDLVATGWNALFAPAAMPREQVRRLSAAVRDVMADADTQRQFVSAKMTPIASTPAQTEAMLKGYRAQWAPVVRQSGYQP, via the coding sequence ATGCATCGTAGACACCTGTTGCTGGCGGCCGGACTGGCCTCGATGGCGGGCGGCGTCCGGGCGCAGGGCGACGCCCCGCTGCGCATTGTGGTGCCGTACGCGGCCGGCGGCTCCAGCGACCGCGCCGCGCGCCTGCTGGCCGAGAAGCTGGGCAGCAAGTTGGGCCACCCGGTGGTGGTCGAAAACCGCACCGGCGCCGGCGGCCGGCTGGCGGCGCAGCAGCTGAAAAACGCGCCGGCCAGCCAGAACGTGCTGCTGCTGGCCAACCCCGCCATCATGGTGGTGGCGCCGCTGGTGTTCAAGGACAACGGCTACGACCCCGACAAGGACTTCCAGCCCGTCTCGCACATTACCGACTACGAATTCGGCCTGGCGGTGGCGTCGGCCGTGCCGGTGAAGCAGCTGACGCACCTGCTGGCCTGGTTGCGCGCCAACCCGGCGCAGGCCAACTTCGGCGTGCCCGCCACGGGCAGCCTGCCGCACTTCTTTGCCCTGATGACCGGCCAGAAGGCCGCTGTGCCCGCGCAAGTGGTGGGTTACCGCGGCTCGGCGCCGCTGATCAGCGACCTGATCGGCGGGCAGATTCCGGTCGCCTTCGACACCTTCGACACGCTGCTGCCGCAGCACGAAGGCGGCAAGCTGCGCATCCTGGCCAGTTCGGGCGCGCGGCGCTCGTCCTTTGCGCCCGACATCCCGACGTACAAGGAATCGGGGCTTGACCTGGTCGCCACCGGCTGGAACGCGCTGTTCGCACCCGCCGCCATGCCGCGCGAGCAGGTGCGCCGCCTGTCCGCGGCCGTCCGCGACGTCATGGCCGACGCCGACACGCAGCGCCAGTTCGTCAGCGCCAAGATGACCCCCATTGCCAGCACGCCCGCGCAGACCGAGGCCATGCTGAAGGGCTACCGCGCGCAGTGGGCGCCGGTGGTGCGCCAGTCGGGGTATCAGCCTTGA
- a CDS encoding tripartite tricarboxylate transporter substrate binding protein, protein MTSLPTLARRTLAAAALGLLSTAANAQGFPTKPITFVNSFPPGGPSDMIARSIAEVLQQRFKQPVVVENKPGAAGNIGTAQVARSAPDGHTVLIGIDTTFTVNPHIYKGMPFKPADFKPLMVMASSGLLVGAHPSTGFKTLADLVNAGKTKGVTFSSAGSGSPGHLAAEVFHEATGMKITHVPYKGNTPAVTAILSGEVNGGVLATPGLLPHVKAGKVTALAVTSRQRSTLAPDVPTVAEAGHKGLEQEVLYVAMLPAATPDAVVQTLQKAFADALAEPQVKQRLANLDLFYEGLTGADAARRLADLTTRYGRVIQATGMKVE, encoded by the coding sequence ATGACCTCGCTCCCCACCTTGGCACGCCGCACGCTGGCTGCCGCCGCGCTCGGACTGCTGAGCACCGCCGCCAATGCGCAAGGCTTTCCCACCAAGCCCATCACCTTCGTCAACAGCTTCCCACCCGGCGGCCCGTCCGACATGATCGCGCGCTCGATTGCCGAGGTGCTGCAGCAACGCTTCAAGCAGCCCGTGGTGGTCGAGAACAAGCCCGGCGCCGCCGGCAACATCGGCACCGCGCAGGTGGCGCGCAGCGCGCCCGACGGGCACACGGTGCTGATCGGCATCGACACCACCTTCACCGTCAACCCGCACATCTACAAGGGCATGCCCTTCAAGCCGGCCGACTTCAAGCCGCTGATGGTGATGGCTTCGTCCGGCCTGCTGGTCGGCGCGCACCCGTCGACCGGCTTCAAGACCCTGGCCGACCTGGTGAACGCCGGCAAGACCAAGGGCGTGACCTTCAGCTCGGCCGGCTCGGGCAGCCCTGGCCACCTGGCGGCCGAGGTGTTTCATGAAGCCACCGGCATGAAGATCACCCACGTGCCGTACAAGGGCAACACGCCCGCCGTCACCGCCATCCTGAGCGGCGAAGTGAACGGCGGCGTGCTGGCCACGCCCGGCCTGCTGCCGCACGTGAAGGCCGGCAAGGTGACCGCGCTGGCCGTCACCAGCCGCCAGCGCAGCACGCTGGCGCCCGATGTGCCCACGGTGGCCGAAGCCGGCCACAAGGGGCTGGAGCAGGAAGTGCTCTACGTCGCCATGCTGCCCGCCGCCACGCCCGACGCCGTGGTGCAGACGCTGCAAAAAGCCTTCGCCGACGCGCTGGCCGAGCCGCAGGTCAAGCAGCGCCTGGCCAACCTGGACTTGTTCTACGAGGGCCTGACCGGCGCCGACGCGGCCAGGCGGCTGGCCGATCTGACCACGCGCTACGGCCGGGTGATCCAGGCCACGGGTATGAAGGTCGAGTGA
- a CDS encoding sulfatase yields MTQKTHRPNFIFIVADDLGFADLGCYGGRDADFGPVSPVLDRLAAAGLKFTQGYSNSPVCSPTRFGLMTARYQYRLRGAAEEPINSKSKGSSTLGLPPEHPTLPSLLQGAGYRTALMGKWHLGYPPAFGPLKSGYEEFFGPMSGGVDYFTHCSNNGTHDLYLGDAEHQAEGYLTDLITDRSVDYIQRMADGARGGTPFFLSVHYTAPHWPWETRDDAALAQEVKDNLFHLHGGNIHTYRRMIHHMDEGIGKLVDTLRAQGLLDNTLIVFTSDNGGERFSDNWPLVGGKMDLTEGGIRVPWIAHWPARIAPGGVTTQACMTMDWSATMLDAAGVAAHPDYPLDGVSLLPVLGDVARRFERPLFWRMNHRGQRAHRDGDWKYLRVDGHDYLFNIPQDERERANLAPREPGRLAAMRQAWEQWNDTMPAIPADATISLGYGAKDMPQR; encoded by the coding sequence ATGACTCAAAAAACCCATCGCCCCAACTTCATCTTCATCGTCGCCGACGACCTGGGCTTTGCCGACCTGGGCTGTTACGGCGGGCGCGACGCCGACTTCGGGCCCGTGTCGCCCGTGCTCGACCGGCTGGCCGCGGCGGGCCTGAAGTTCACGCAGGGCTACAGCAATTCGCCGGTGTGCTCGCCCACCCGCTTCGGCCTGATGACGGCGCGCTACCAGTACCGTCTGCGCGGCGCGGCGGAAGAACCCATCAACAGCAAGAGCAAGGGCAGCAGCACGCTGGGCCTGCCGCCCGAGCACCCGACGCTGCCGTCGCTGCTGCAAGGCGCCGGCTACCGCACCGCGCTGATGGGCAAGTGGCACCTGGGCTATCCGCCCGCCTTCGGGCCGCTCAAATCGGGCTACGAGGAATTCTTTGGCCCCATGTCGGGCGGGGTCGACTACTTCACCCACTGCAGCAACAACGGCACGCACGACCTGTACCTGGGCGACGCCGAGCACCAGGCCGAGGGCTACCTCACCGACCTCATCACCGATCGGTCGGTGGACTACATCCAGCGCATGGCGGACGGTGCGCGGGGCGGCACGCCGTTTTTCCTGAGCGTGCACTACACCGCCCCACACTGGCCGTGGGAAACGCGCGACGACGCCGCGCTGGCGCAGGAGGTGAAGGACAACCTGTTCCACCTGCACGGCGGCAACATCCACACCTACCGCCGCATGATTCACCACATGGACGAGGGCATCGGCAAGCTGGTGGACACGCTGCGCGCCCAGGGCCTGCTGGACAACACGCTGATCGTCTTCACCAGCGACAACGGTGGCGAACGCTTCAGCGACAACTGGCCGCTGGTGGGTGGCAAGATGGACCTGACCGAAGGCGGCATCCGCGTGCCGTGGATTGCGCACTGGCCGGCGCGCATCGCGCCGGGCGGCGTCACCACGCAGGCCTGCATGACGATGGACTGGTCGGCCACCATGCTCGACGCCGCCGGCGTGGCCGCGCACCCCGACTACCCGCTGGACGGCGTGTCGCTGCTGCCGGTGCTGGGCGATGTCGCCAGGCGCTTTGAGCGCCCGCTGTTCTGGCGCATGAACCACCGCGGCCAGCGCGCGCACCGCGACGGCGACTGGAAATACCTGCGCGTGGACGGGCACGACTACCTGTTCAACATCCCGCAGGACGAACGCGAGCGCGCCAACCTGGCGCCGCGCGAGCCCGGCCGCCTGGCCGCCATGCGCCAGGCGTGGGAGCAGTGGAACGACACCATGCCCGCCATACCGGCCGACGCCACCATCAGCCTGGGCTACGGCGCCAAGGACATGCCGCAGCGCTGA
- a CDS encoding DUF4124 domain-containing protein, whose amino-acid sequence MTRIALTLALALLPAFAGAQAIRCQDPASGKILYTDQPCKGGEVVVPRRTEAELQQDAANAAAARARERERALDRAAERAQQRDARLARDAADRPPASPADTDACRRARAEASFRAASFSASAEEIRTARYNAALACGQQPPSDIVVVQPVAPAWPVRRPWSPEQPHAHRGGGTGFAMPAPPMPPRPRVDAPREGLMGR is encoded by the coding sequence ATGACCCGCATTGCCCTCACGCTTGCCCTGGCGCTGCTGCCTGCCTTCGCGGGTGCGCAGGCCATCCGCTGCCAGGACCCGGCCAGCGGCAAGATCCTCTACACCGACCAGCCCTGCAAGGGAGGCGAAGTGGTGGTGCCCCGCCGCACCGAGGCCGAATTGCAGCAGGACGCCGCCAACGCCGCCGCCGCGCGCGCGAGGGAGCGCGAGCGCGCCCTCGACCGCGCGGCCGAACGCGCGCAGCAGCGCGACGCGCGGCTCGCCCGCGACGCTGCGGACCGCCCGCCCGCGTCGCCCGCCGACACCGACGCCTGTCGCCGGGCGCGCGCCGAAGCCAGCTTTCGAGCCGCCAGTTTCTCGGCGTCGGCGGAAGAGATTCGCACCGCCCGCTACAACGCGGCCCTGGCCTGCGGCCAGCAGCCGCCGTCCGACATCGTGGTGGTGCAGCCTGTGGCCCCGGCGTGGCCGGTGCGCCGCCCCTGGTCGCCCGAGCAGCCTCATGCCCACCGCGGCGGGGGCACGGGCTTCGCCATGCCCGCGCCGCCGATGCCGCCGCGCCCGCGCGTCGATGCGCCGCGCGAGGGGCTCATGGGGCGCTGA